The Panicum virgatum strain AP13 chromosome 6K, P.virgatum_v5, whole genome shotgun sequence nucleotide sequence TTTCAGTAGTTCTGAATATGTTCTAAGAAAACCACATTCAAAGCCACCTGATTCACAAGGATCTTCACTTAAACAGGTCTTTAAACTAGTTCCCTGATGAAGTTTCACAGCACCATAGGCTGATACATTCATGCTGAACATGCTTTTAGGTTCAATAAGTAAAGGGATAACATGCCTACATTCGCATCGAAGACAGTCAACATAGCGTTGCAATTGTTGTGACAAAATAGTTAAAGCAACTAGCGGATGAAGGCATAGTAGAGCACCAATAAGATCATGTTCCTGAAATCAAACAAAGGCATGAATAAGTAATACAGATAAGAATCATTTTAAGGGAAATGATTCCAACGACCCTATCAAAGGCATTGGTTACATAAGGTGAAACTGAATCGTTATATCCACTAACCCTAACTCTTGAAATGTAGTACAGAGATAGTCAGAGAGACAAGAAATAAAAACACAGATGACTATACTATGTATAAACCTAGTGAAAAtacaagtatatatatatatatatatatatatatatatatatatatatatatatatatatatatatatatatatatatatatatatatattcaatcAGGAAATCGTGGGGTAAGGCTCTAAATATTCTAGTATTCTTCGTATGAGTCCAACTAAGACCAGGTGATGACAACTGGCAATATAGTTAAATTGGTAAGCATCTAGGGCTAGGTCTCAAGAAAGCGAAAGGTCCATAAAAAGTATCTATTCAGGATATGTTTTCAAGCATCTATTCAGAAGTATCCACTCTTGGTATCCACGTTTTCCTAAACGGGACTAAACGCCCATCTAAACGCCTTTAGACGGTACACGGCACCCTGCCGTGGAGTTTAGGCCCTAGGCGGGCAACTAGATGGGTTTCCCGTCTAGACGGTCAAACACGGCAGTACACGTTGAAAACGGGAGAAACGGGACGGCGGGAAACGTTCCTGGACGCCGACTTGCCCGTTTCGCGGCGCGTTTAGGTGATGGCCGCCTCCAAATCGATGAGGCGGGAGCAGCCGGTGGTAAGGGAATGGAGGAGCGGGACATTTGGCGGGAGATTGAGAGGGATTTGGGCGGCAGTATAAGTACCGGAGGCGGCTAGGGTTCCAGTTGTGCTCAGCCCCTACAGTGCACCGGCGTCGACCTGCAGCGCGCCGGCGACCAGGCCTAGATCCAGCTCCTACGCTCGCGTGTTGCCGTCGTCCTGCGTTCGTCCCCTGCTCCCGTGCATGGAAGTCAAGCTCCCCTGCTCCTGCGCGCGGAAGTCGAGCTCCCCTGCTCCTGCGTTCGTCCCCTGCTCCTGTGCGCCTCCAGCTCCTGCACCCGTGCACGCGTCCAGGTACTGCTCTCCCATACAAATTCGCTCTGTTATGCTGTACGCCTTCACCTTCACCCTTACGCCTCCAGCTCTCCTGCACCCGTGCGCTTGCAGGATGTCATCTGCTGCATCTCGTCCATCCGTGGACCAGCCAGAGCCAGCTTGTGCCCTCCTTAAGAGAAATTCTGATGATGTGGGGTGGGAGTATGGAGTTTTAATTGATCCAAATGATCTGAATGTAATCAAGTGCAAGCTGTGCCCAAAGGTTGTGAAGGAAGGAATCTATAGGCTCAAATTGCATATTGCTGGCAAGAAAGGAGAAGTTCGTGCATGCCCCAATGCCACCGCAGAGGACAAAGCAAAGTGCAGGAAAGCTATTGAAGAGTCTGGGAGAGCTAAAAGggctagaagggagaaagaacAAGAGGTCAGAGATGCTGTTACGATTGATGTTGAGTTAGATGTGGAACCGGAAGAAAATACTGGGCTTGATGAGATTGGAGGCTCAGGATCACGCGTGATGGGTCCTATGGACAACTTCACAAAGCCTATGGACTCTAATTCGTTGGCCAAGGGGAAGAAGCTCCATCAGCAAAAAATCAGTGAGCATGTCATGAAAGAAAGACTTCATAGGTTTAAGAGATATGTGGCAAGATGGTTGTACGTTCGCAGTAAGTTTGTTTCAGGATTTGCAGCAAGTATTTGATTTTTGTTGCCTAACTTCAAAGTTTATAACCATGAATTGCATTAATTTTCAGGAGTACCTTTCAATGCAATCAATAATATAGAGTTTGATCAAATGATTGAAGCTGCTGGTCGCTTTGGGCCGGGTGCAAAGAAACCTTATCAGCATGAGTTGAGAGAGAAGCTGCTGCAAGAGGAAGTTTAAGATACAAAGGAGATGTTGAAGGCACATGAGAAAGAATGGCACAAGAATGGCTGCTCCATTATGACAGATGCCTGGACAGATCAGAAACGAAGAAGCATTATGAATATGTGTGTCAATTGTAGCATTGGTACTAGCTTTCTTGAGTCAAAAGAAGTTTCAGCCGAGTCCCACACCGGAGAACTCATTTTTCAGTATGTGAACAGCTGCATTGACAAAGTTGGGGCTGACAATGTAGTTCAAGTAGTCACAGATAATGCTTCAAACAACATGGCAGCAAAGGATTTGTTGTCTGTAGAGAGGCCTAAAATATTTTGGACTTCATGTGCAACTCACACAATCAATTTGATGCTTGAAGGAATGGGAAAgatgaagaagttcaagaccaCAATTGACCAAGCAAAGTCATTGACAATCTTCATTTATGCACACCATAGGACCTTGGCATTGATGAGGAAGTTTACAAAGAAAAGAGAGATTGTTCGGCCAGGCGTGACCAGATTTGCATCCAACTTTCTCACCTTGCAGAGTTTGTATGAGAAGGAGCAGCTAAGGAAGATGTCTCAAAGTGATGAGTGGGAGAAGATAAACCATGTCAAGAGTGCAAAAGGAGTGCAAGCCACAGCCACCTTGGTGAGGCCAAATTTTTGGAGTTCTGTTGCACTTTGCTTGAGGGTATTTGAGCCATTGGTGAAAGTACTTCGGATAGTTGATGGGGATGTGAAGCCATCAATGGCATTTCTTTATGGAGAAATCCTTAAGGCCAAGGAAGACATCAAGGTGGCTATTGGAAACATTCCTGGGGCAGTAGGGTTGTATAGTTCTATCATGGAAATCATTGATGTGAAGATGAAAAATAGGCTGGACTGTCCTCTTCACAAGGCTGCTTACTTCTTGAACCCCTATTACAGCTACAATGATGACTCCATCTTTGAATCTGAGGAAGCCATGGATGGGTTCTTAACAGCTGTAGAAACATTCTACCATGGTGATTATGATAACCAAGCCCAAGTACTGAATGAGGAGGTGCACAAGTTCAAAGACCGTGTTGATCATTTTGCAAAACAAGTGGCTGCTGCTGGCTGTAAAGACTTTGACATGAATCCTGGTATGCAAGTTAAATTTTTTATCAGTTCTGCAAGTTAATATTTCAGTTATCTAAGTTTCagtaatttttttgtttctattttttgcaGCCAAATGGTGGGGAAACTATGGAACACAAGTACCAGTACTACAAAAGATGGCTATCAGAATTCTATCCTTGACTTCAAGTGCATCAGGTTGTGAAAGAAATTGGAGTTGCCATGAAGGGGTAAGCATCCTAAAGAAGAGCTTCAAATTCTCAAATTCTGTGTTGTATACACTCCTTTCACAATCTAATTTTTGTAGATTCATACTAAAAGAAGGAACAAGCTCACTTGTGAGAGGCTTGAGCAACTTGTGTTCGTTCAATTCAATGCTCTCCATGGACAGAAGAAAGATAAGGCtaagaagaacaaaaagatgGATCCCCTTCTAGCTACTGAAGCAACATGTGCTCAAGGATGGATTGTGGAAGGTGGAGAAGAGGATGAAATCAGTGATGTTGATCCTGTTACGGGGCTGACATGGCAGCTAATTGCTGAAACTTGTGGTGTTGAGGAAGTCACTAGACTTCGGAGAAGTGCAAGACTGACTCAGCCAAGAGAGATTGAAGAAGACATGTACTCTGAACCTGAGGATGATCTTATTGACGACGAAGAAATTGAGTTTGAATCTGACCAAGAAGATGTGGTCACAGCAGGATATGAGGCAGAGGAGGGGGCTGGGACTAGTGACGATTGAGCTGTTCCAAGTCATATGATATGATCAGAGCCttgttttttttattatgtGTGTGAACTATTTGTGTAATGCTGTCCTATTTGTGCCTTGTGAGAACTATGTTGTGTGTTGgttgtttgtgattttgtgaaCCATTTGTGATTTGCCTAATGTTTGCCACTTCTTCTAATTCTGAACTGATTTGTGAACTTTCATATTACTGCATGCGGCTTTAGTTTGCAAACAGCCAAATACTTATAGCTTTGTCTAATAGTATTTATTTTCTCCTATATGTGCATAGATTATATGGAGTCAAAGGAGTGGACAACTGGACATGGAGTTATGCAAGTTCAGAAACTCAAATTATGCAAGGTATGTGCAGTTCTGTGACTCATGGAATTATGCAAGGTATCTTACATGTAAAATTGACATCTATATATATACAAAACTGTTGAAACCTTGCTACAGTAACAAAACCGTTTAATCCGTTTAGACGCCGTCTAAACGGCGTCTACACACTCTAAACGCTAAACGGAGGGTCACCGCCCGTGTACCGTTTAGCGTTCAGGAAAACATGGCTTGGTATTCAGGATATGTTTTCAGTTTGACTAACAGTCACTATAGAAGAAATTGATGCCCGCAGAATACACTGTGTAGTATTACTCAACCATTTAGCATCTCCATTGAGGGTGGATGTATTGGTCCATCAGGGTTAAAGAGTAGGGGCAATCAGATTGGCAAACACATCAAGGTGATCACCCAGTCAGTAAATTTTAGTTATATTATGATAATTTGCATGTATAGTACCATTTCGCAAGAAAATTAGATGCGATGTTATGAACCAGACACTGAATTTCAATATCTTTAACAATTTCAGTATGCTTCAATTGTCCAATCATGAAGGTGAATTACATAGTATTCTATATTTAGAGCAAGTAGCAGTGATGCTCAGTTCTCAGGAAACCACATGATTGATTTGTTTGGTAGTTGGAGAGGTACCTATCTGTTCTGATTATGATTTGATACAAAGCCACATGGCCATGACA carries:
- the LOC120713752 gene encoding uncharacterized protein LOC120713752, with amino-acid sequence MAIRILSLTSSASGCERNWSCHEGIHTKRRNKLTCERLEQLVFVQFNALHGQKKDKAKKNKKMDPLLATEATCAQGWIVEGGEEDEISDVDPVTGLTWQLIAETCGVEEVTRLRRSARLTQPREIEEDMYSEPEDDLIDDEEIEFESDQEDVVTAGYEAEEGAGTSDD